The DNA segment GGGCAGGGTCGTCCACGAAACAGATGGTGGTGACCATCAGGACGAAGTCGACGGACCGGTCGGCGAAGGGCAGGTGCTCGGCGACCCCGGCCACCGCGTCGATTCCCCGACGCCGCGCCAGGCCCCGCATGCGGGCCGAGGGTTCCACGCCCCGGCGGATGCCCAGCGGCCCAGCGAACCGGCCGCTGCCCACGCCCACCTCCACACCTTCCCCCGGGGGCAAGAGCGACCGGACCGCCTCCAACTCCGAGGCGTACGCGTACAGGTGCCTGTGGAACCAGGCCTCGTAGGCGCGTGCGTGTCGCTCGAAGGGCTCGATCCTGGGTGCCAGCCCCCTCGCCCCCTCTAGCCAGGAGTTCGGGAGGCTCGCCCGGTTACCTCCCCTGACTTCCGCCCGAGACCGGCCGCTGGATCGGGCCGCCTAGGCGACCCGGTACCCCTCTTCTGCGACGGCCTCCCGGATCTGCTCGTCGGTGACCTGCGCGGGGTCCAGGGAGACCACGGCCTTGCCCTCGGAGAGGCTGACCAGGGCCCGCTTCACGCCGGGCAAGGACTCAATGGCCTTCGTCACCGCACGTACGCAGTGATCGCACGTCATGCCCTCGATGCGATAGGTCTTCTCCATGAGTCGATCCTTCCTTTCGCGGGAACTCTCTGCCGTGCCTGCCACGCCGGGCACGGGTACCTCCCCGGGGTGTCCATGCAGACATCCGCAGTTTACGAGGGGCAGCGCCGAACGTCAAGGCGTCTTGCACCTTTGCGTGCGAAGTGGTAAGGTGGTACTGACCACTTCTCCTCGAAGAAGGGATCCACGTCTTGAGCCTTACCATGAGCAGCTTCGCCATCATCCTCGCCATCTCCGTGTCGGCCGGCTTCCTCGGCTCCCTGCTGGGCCTGGGCGGCGGAATCATCGTCATACCCGCCCTCACCGCGGGGATGGGCTTTCCCCTTCGGGCGGTGATCGGGGCCAGCCTGGTGTCGGTCATCGCCACCTCCAGCGGGGCCGGGGCCGCGTACGTGCGCGACCGGCTCACCAACATGCGGGTGGCCATGTTCCTGGAACTGGGCACCACCACGGGGGCGTTCGCCGGGGCCTTCCTCGCCGTCCTGCTCGATCCCAAGTACCTATACTTCCTCTTCGCGGCAGTGCTCCTCTACTCCGCGGCCGGCATGTTCCAGCGCCGAAACCTGGAGGGCGCAGGACGGGTGCCCCCCAGCCGGCTGGCGGAGCGGCTCCACATGGAGGGGAGCTACCACGACGAGCTCCTGGGCCGGGAGGTGTCGTACCGGCCGGGCCGGGTGATCCCGGGCCTGGGGGTGATGGTGGGCGCCGGGGCGCTCTCGGGCATCCTGGGCATCGGCTCCGGGCTCTTCAAGGTCCTGGGT comes from the Limnochorda pilosa genome and includes:
- a CDS encoding class I SAM-dependent methyltransferase, with amino-acid sequence MAPRIEPFERHARAYEAWFHRHLYAYASELEAVRSLLPPGEGVEVGVGSGRFAGPLGIRRGVEPSARMRGLARRRGIDAVAGVAEHLPFADRSVDFVLMVTTICFVDDPARAVAEAYRVLRPGGRLLVGFVDRESPLGRRYEAHKAGHPFYSVATFFSAREVEELLRAAGLESVEFRQTLFSELDELTGPEPTLDGHGQGSFVVVSGRRPYDRP
- a CDS encoding heavy-metal-associated domain-containing protein, which encodes MEKTYRIEGMTCDHCVRAVTKAIESLPGVKRALVSLSEGKAVVSLDPAQVTDEQIREAVAEEGYRVA
- a CDS encoding sulfite exporter TauE/SafE family protein — encoded protein: MSSFAIILAISVSAGFLGSLLGLGGGIIVIPALTAGMGFPLRAVIGASLVSVIATSSGAGAAYVRDRLTNMRVAMFLELGTTTGAFAGAFLAVLLDPKYLYFLFAAVLLYSAAGMFQRRNLEGAGRVPPSRLAERLHMEGSYHDELLGREVSYRPGRVIPGLGVMVGAGALSGILGIGSGLFKVLGLDMVMGLPIKVSTATSNFMIGVTAAASASVYFARGDIRPDLAAPVALGVLAGAWVGSKLLPHLPGKAIRYLFIPLLIYMAVEMLRQGVMS